A genomic region of Synechococcus sp. NOUM97013 contains the following coding sequences:
- a CDS encoding PLP-dependent aspartate aminotransferase family protein, whose protein sequence is MQRPAPAPADSTRAIHHGESFAEGTGTVMPPIYATSTFAHGNPEGFDYTRSGNPNFRILEGVLASVEHCEHATVFGSGVSAITAIASGLRQGDLVLCEENLYGCTVRLFEQVFAKFGVRTQWVDFTAPSAAETIAASQPAMVWLESPTNPLLKVIDLEAVCAAAKAADVPVVVDNTFATALVQRPLELGATLSLTSTTKYINGHSDALGGAVCTDDPSWYQKMVFAQKALGLQPSPFDCWLITRGIKTLPLRLKQQMANAAALADHLANHPQVSWVRYPHRSDHPQQDVALKQMRHGGAIVTIGINASRDQAYAVCKALRWFTMAESLGGVESLICHPATMTHAAVASEVKQKLGISDGLIRLSVGCEDVSDLIDDLDQALSQLQ, encoded by the coding sequence TTGCAGCGTCCCGCACCAGCACCGGCCGACAGCACCCGAGCCATTCATCACGGCGAGAGCTTCGCGGAGGGCACGGGCACGGTGATGCCTCCGATCTATGCCACCTCCACGTTTGCCCACGGCAACCCCGAGGGGTTCGACTACACGCGCTCCGGCAACCCCAACTTCCGGATCCTGGAGGGTGTGCTGGCGTCGGTGGAGCACTGTGAACACGCCACGGTGTTCGGCTCCGGCGTGAGCGCGATCACCGCCATTGCCTCCGGACTACGTCAGGGCGATCTGGTGCTGTGCGAAGAAAATCTCTACGGCTGCACCGTGCGTCTGTTCGAGCAGGTGTTCGCCAAGTTCGGCGTGCGCACGCAATGGGTGGACTTCACCGCCCCATCAGCGGCTGAGACCATTGCCGCCAGCCAGCCAGCCATGGTCTGGCTGGAAAGCCCCACCAATCCCTTGCTGAAGGTGATTGATCTGGAGGCGGTGTGTGCCGCTGCCAAGGCCGCCGATGTTCCGGTTGTGGTGGACAACACCTTTGCCACAGCCCTGGTGCAACGCCCGCTGGAACTGGGAGCCACCCTCTCGCTCACCAGCACCACCAAATACATCAACGGCCATTCCGATGCCCTGGGTGGGGCGGTGTGCACTGACGATCCCAGCTGGTACCAGAAGATGGTGTTCGCGCAGAAGGCCCTGGGCCTGCAGCCGTCACCCTTCGACTGCTGGTTGATCACCCGCGGGATCAAAACCCTGCCCCTGCGGCTGAAGCAGCAGATGGCCAATGCCGCCGCACTGGCGGATCACCTGGCAAATCACCCTCAGGTGAGCTGGGTGCGTTATCCCCACCGTTCAGACCATCCCCAGCAGGACGTAGCCCTCAAGCAGATGCGCCATGGGGGAGCCATCGTCACCATCGGCATCAACGCCAGCCGTGACCAGGCCTACGCCGTCTGCAAGGCACTGCGCTGGTTCACGATGGCTGAAAGCCTCGGTGGCGTCGAGAGCCTGATCTGCCATCCAGCCACCATGACCCACGCCGCTGTTGCCAGCGAGGTGAAGCAGAAGCTGGGCATCAGCGATGGGCTGATCCGCCTGTCGGTGGGTTGTGAGGATGTCTCGGATTTGATTGACGATCTCGACCAGGCGTTGTCTCAGCTGCAATGA
- a CDS encoding PLP-dependent transferase produces MSARDLWRDPCWQASDLGHPLPDSPHAVSVALPTWRDVIAYEENDPNCRNALRTVYPRFGLHPLVAALAKEALQQANAAFPQGSSSWPYPNRAAATAAQTHCSRQQANGTTHLETIHGLTCLVADAISTPAAKAYWQHTGLGASSRLAAVALGHDSAPDPEAGASARFNVVQRLAEIYGCQHEAISLHPSGMAALHRALELVFDAKPTRPVLQIGFPYVDVLKLPQVVFAGAELTLDDRAASVQSTLDALQPAAVVVELPSNPMLRCVDLAVISELAHQRNIPVIADDTIGSGLNVDALPHVDMVFSSLTKSFAGRGDVLAGSLVISPHSPWHAQLTETARQRQPLAPLADLDAMVLEQGSRDVGDRIPRLNANTLLLAKRLRQHPAVARVFHPGDCENFRQLQRPGGGHGCLLSFELKGGSEQAQRVYDALAVCKGPSLGTAFTLVCPYVLLAHYEELAWAERCGVPSHLLRVSVGLEDPEELWQRFEQALRA; encoded by the coding sequence ATGAGTGCTCGCGACTTATGGCGCGATCCCTGCTGGCAGGCCAGCGATCTGGGCCATCCGCTGCCCGATTCCCCTCACGCCGTCTCGGTGGCCCTGCCCACCTGGCGTGATGTGATCGCTTACGAGGAAAACGATCCGAACTGCCGCAACGCCCTGCGAACGGTGTACCCGCGCTTCGGTTTGCATCCACTGGTGGCCGCACTGGCGAAAGAGGCACTGCAGCAGGCCAACGCAGCTTTTCCTCAGGGATCAAGCAGCTGGCCTTATCCCAATCGGGCTGCAGCAACCGCGGCTCAGACGCACTGCTCGCGGCAACAAGCCAACGGAACCACACATCTGGAAACCATCCATGGACTGACCTGCCTGGTCGCCGATGCCATCAGCACACCAGCAGCTAAGGCGTACTGGCAACACACAGGGCTTGGTGCCTCCTCCAGGCTTGCCGCTGTGGCCCTTGGTCATGACAGCGCGCCAGATCCAGAGGCCGGTGCATCCGCACGCTTCAACGTGGTTCAGCGTTTGGCTGAGATCTACGGCTGCCAGCACGAGGCGATCAGCCTGCATCCCTCCGGGATGGCCGCCCTGCATCGAGCGCTTGAACTGGTGTTTGATGCGAAGCCGACACGGCCGGTGCTGCAGATCGGCTTCCCTTACGTCGACGTGCTGAAACTGCCGCAGGTGGTCTTCGCGGGAGCGGAGCTCACGCTGGATGACCGCGCGGCCAGCGTGCAATCCACGCTCGACGCCCTGCAACCTGCTGCGGTGGTGGTGGAGCTACCCAGCAACCCCATGCTGCGCTGTGTCGACCTTGCCGTGATCAGCGAGCTCGCGCACCAACGCAACATTCCTGTGATCGCCGACGACACCATCGGCTCCGGTCTGAATGTCGATGCCTTGCCGCACGTCGACATGGTCTTCAGTTCCCTCACCAAAAGCTTTGCCGGTCGCGGCGATGTGCTCGCGGGCAGCCTGGTCATCAGCCCCCACTCCCCTTGGCACGCACAGCTCACTGAAACGGCACGACAACGCCAACCCCTAGCCCCACTAGCAGACCTCGATGCCATGGTCTTGGAGCAAGGAAGCCGCGATGTCGGCGATCGCATCCCCCGATTGAATGCCAACACCCTGTTGTTGGCGAAACGCCTGCGCCAGCACCCTGCGGTGGCAAGGGTGTTTCATCCTGGTGACTGTGAGAACTTTCGGCAGCTGCAACGACCGGGCGGAGGCCATGGCTGCTTGCTCTCCTTTGAACTCAAGGGCGGCAGCGAACAAGCGCAACGGGTGTACGACGCCCTAGCGGTTTGCAAAGGTCCCAGTCTTGGGACCGCTTTCACACTGGTCTGTCCCTATGTGCTTCTCGCTCACTACGAGGAGCTGGCCTGGGCGGAACGCTGTGGCGTGCCATCCCATCTGCTGAGAGTGTCGGTGGGCCTTGAGGACCCGGAAGAGCTTTGGCAGCGCTTTGAACAAGCTCTGAGGGCTTAG
- a CDS encoding UDP-N-acetylmuramoyl-L-alanyl-D-glutamate--2,6-diaminopimelate ligase: protein MTQTLHSLLKTAALPVPEGFPNPGIEAITCDSRSVGPGCLFVGLPGERVDGGQFWKAALEAGAAAALIGAAAAASHPPTSEDPVLVLPAPVAHWAGELAAAFWQQPSSRLHLIGVTGTNGKTTTTHLIEHLSAECGRPAALFGTLVNRWPGHSITSTHTTAVADRLQAQLAEALAGGTQVAAMEVSSHALDQRRVAGCRFAGAVFTNLTQDHLDYHPSMEDYFEAKARLFAEPFLVGDGPSAVVNVDDPWGRRLADRLGERAWRCSLEQEADLCMRDLEMTSAGVQGLLITPKGDARFHSPLVGRFNLMNVMQAVGALLQQGLPLPLLLEALPKFRGVPGRMERVMPSAPTAEQRPSVLVDYAHTPDGLRSALEACRPFADGRLICVFGCGGDRDRGKRPQMAAIAAELADAVVVTSDNPRTEDPEQILMDVVQGLPSDAERVVEADRAVAIAQAIAASEPGDLVLIAGKGHEDYQILGTEKVHFDDREEAEKALRRLG from the coding sequence GTGACGCAGACGCTTCATTCCCTTCTCAAAACGGCCGCGCTCCCCGTGCCGGAAGGCTTCCCCAACCCGGGGATTGAAGCGATCACCTGCGATTCCCGCAGCGTCGGACCCGGGTGTCTGTTTGTGGGGCTTCCAGGGGAGCGGGTGGATGGTGGTCAGTTCTGGAAAGCGGCGTTGGAGGCCGGTGCGGCGGCAGCGTTGATCGGCGCCGCAGCCGCTGCTTCCCATCCACCCACCAGTGAAGATCCGGTGTTGGTACTTCCGGCACCTGTGGCCCATTGGGCGGGTGAGCTGGCCGCGGCGTTCTGGCAGCAGCCCTCATCGCGGTTGCATCTCATTGGGGTCACCGGCACCAATGGCAAGACCACCACAACGCATCTAATTGAGCATCTGAGTGCGGAGTGCGGCCGTCCTGCGGCATTGTTCGGCACGTTGGTGAATCGCTGGCCTGGCCACAGCATCACCTCCACCCACACCACGGCGGTGGCGGACCGATTGCAGGCGCAGCTGGCGGAGGCCCTCGCCGGCGGGACCCAGGTGGCGGCCATGGAGGTGAGCTCCCATGCCCTGGATCAGCGACGGGTGGCGGGATGCCGGTTTGCTGGGGCCGTCTTCACCAACCTCACCCAGGACCACCTCGACTATCACCCGTCGATGGAGGACTACTTCGAAGCCAAAGCGCGTCTGTTCGCGGAGCCTTTTCTTGTGGGGGACGGCCCAAGTGCCGTGGTGAATGTGGATGATCCCTGGGGACGTCGACTGGCGGATCGGTTGGGCGAACGCGCTTGGCGATGCAGCCTTGAGCAGGAGGCAGATCTGTGCATGCGCGATCTGGAGATGACCTCCGCGGGTGTGCAGGGCTTGTTGATCACACCCAAGGGAGATGCCCGCTTTCATTCGCCTTTGGTGGGACGTTTCAACCTGATGAATGTGATGCAGGCCGTGGGCGCGTTGCTTCAGCAGGGATTGCCCCTACCGCTGCTGCTCGAGGCCTTGCCCAAATTCCGTGGGGTTCCAGGACGGATGGAACGCGTGATGCCCTCGGCCCCCACCGCAGAGCAACGCCCTTCTGTGCTTGTGGATTACGCCCATACGCCCGATGGATTGCGCAGCGCTCTGGAGGCTTGTCGCCCCTTTGCCGACGGGCGTTTGATTTGCGTGTTCGGATGCGGTGGTGATCGCGACCGGGGCAAACGCCCTCAGATGGCCGCGATTGCAGCGGAGCTGGCCGATGCCGTGGTGGTGACCTCCGATAACCCTCGAACGGAAGATCCTGAACAGATCCTCATGGATGTGGTGCAGGGTCTGCCGTCCGATGCTGAGCGTGTGGTGGAAGCCGATCGCGCCGTGGCGATCGCTCAGGCGATCGCGGCATCCGAGCCCGGTGATCTGGTGTTGATTGCCGGGAAGGGGCATGAGGACTACCAGATCCTCGGCACCGAAAAGGTGCATTTCGACGATCGAGAAGAGGCGGAAAAAGCGCTGCGCCGCTTGGGTTGA
- a CDS encoding glutaredoxin family protein, whose translation MTPSPTEPLQLTLFSRQGCCLCEGLEQRLRQLDLSQLRPPLQLTVIDIDAPGVDPDLHARYDLEVPVLHLMDVPLPRVSPRLNAEGLFSWLQRLSPTSAGSD comes from the coding sequence GTGACCCCGTCCCCGACTGAACCGCTTCAGCTCACCCTGTTCAGCCGCCAGGGTTGCTGCCTTTGTGAGGGCCTGGAGCAGCGGCTGCGGCAGTTGGATCTCAGCCAGTTGCGCCCTCCCCTGCAACTCACGGTCATTGATATCGATGCTCCGGGTGTCGACCCAGACCTGCACGCTCGCTACGACCTTGAGGTGCCGGTTCTGCATCTCATGGATGTTCCCTTACCCCGGGTCTCGCCGCGCCTGAATGCCGAGGGACTGTTCAGTTGGTTGCAACGGCTATCTCCCACCAGCGCAGGATCGGACTAG
- the rpsD gene encoding 30S ribosomal protein S4 — MSRYRGPRLRITRRLGDLPGLTRKAAKRSYPPGQHGQARRKRSEYAIRLEEKQKLRFNYGVSERQLVRYVKKARAQDGSTGTNLLKLLENRLDNVCFRLGFGPTVPGARQLVNHGHVTVNGRVTDIASYQCKAGDVIAIRERKGSKKLAEGNLEFPGLANVPPHLELDKSKLSAKVVSKCEREWVALEINELLVVEYYSRKV; from the coding sequence ATGTCTCGTTACCGCGGCCCTCGCCTGAGGATCACGCGGCGCTTGGGAGACCTCCCCGGTCTCACCCGGAAGGCCGCAAAGCGGTCCTATCCCCCCGGTCAGCACGGCCAGGCCCGTCGCAAGCGCTCTGAATACGCGATCCGTCTCGAAGAGAAGCAGAAGCTTCGCTTCAACTACGGCGTGTCTGAACGCCAACTCGTGCGCTACGTGAAGAAAGCGCGCGCCCAGGACGGTTCCACAGGAACCAACCTGCTCAAGCTGCTCGAGAACCGTCTCGACAACGTCTGCTTCCGTCTCGGTTTCGGCCCCACCGTGCCTGGCGCCCGCCAGCTGGTGAACCACGGCCACGTCACCGTGAACGGCCGCGTCACCGACATCGCCAGCTATCAATGCAAGGCCGGTGATGTGATCGCGATCCGCGAACGCAAAGGCAGCAAAAAGCTGGCTGAAGGCAACCTCGAATTCCCCGGCCTGGCCAACGTGCCTCCGCACCTGGAGCTCGATAAATCGAAGCTCAGCGCCAAGGTCGTGAGCAAGTGCGAACGCGAATGGGTCGCACTGGAAATCAATGAACTGCTGGTGGTGGAGTACTACTCCCGCAAGGTCTGA
- a CDS encoding aminotransferase class V-fold PLP-dependent enzyme, which produces MRDLCPALANKTYFNYGGQGPLPTPSLEAITTSWKRIQELGPFTAEIWPYISKEVNSTRGQLARICGVPPHRLALSENVTTGCVLPLWGLPLNEGDQILISDCEHPGVVSACHEFARRLRLTLATLPVKQLRAGRDGQQQTDQALLSSLEEHLSPKTRLVVLSHLLWNTGQVMPIRAVAERLTQHPAHPYLLVDAAQSVGQIPVSDAASAADIYAFTGHKWACGPEGLGGLALSERVLSEANPTIIGWRSLQDESRAIAGDPDPFHHDSRRFEVATSCVPLMAGLRRSLELLDQEGSAEERLERITSVSASLWNKLNTLPGVTPLLDGPPPAGLVSFQIGQGATQRDPATVVQRLGTQQLWIRDLADPSCLRACTHICTTVDELERLTHALNQEATAS; this is translated from the coding sequence ATGCGCGACCTCTGCCCTGCCCTGGCCAACAAGACCTACTTCAACTACGGCGGTCAGGGTCCTCTGCCGACACCCTCACTGGAAGCGATCACAACCAGCTGGAAACGCATCCAGGAACTGGGACCGTTCACAGCAGAGATCTGGCCCTACATCAGCAAGGAGGTCAACAGCACGCGCGGCCAGCTCGCTCGAATCTGCGGGGTCCCGCCCCATCGACTGGCCCTCAGCGAAAACGTCACCACCGGCTGCGTGTTGCCGCTCTGGGGACTGCCCCTCAACGAGGGCGATCAGATCCTGATCAGTGACTGTGAGCACCCCGGGGTGGTGAGCGCCTGCCACGAATTCGCCCGGCGCCTGCGACTCACGCTTGCAACTCTGCCGGTGAAACAACTGCGCGCTGGTCGCGACGGGCAGCAGCAGACCGATCAGGCCCTGCTGAGCAGCCTGGAGGAACACCTCAGCCCAAAGACTCGCTTGGTGGTGCTGTCCCATCTGCTCTGGAACACAGGCCAAGTGATGCCGATTCGAGCCGTGGCCGAACGGTTGACGCAACACCCTGCTCACCCCTACCTGCTGGTGGATGCGGCCCAGAGCGTGGGTCAGATTCCCGTCTCTGACGCCGCTTCAGCCGCAGACATCTATGCCTTCACCGGCCACAAATGGGCCTGTGGTCCTGAGGGTCTGGGCGGCCTGGCCCTGTCTGAACGCGTGCTGAGCGAAGCCAACCCCACGATCATCGGCTGGCGCAGCCTTCAAGACGAGAGCCGAGCGATTGCCGGTGACCCCGATCCGTTCCATCACGACAGCCGCCGTTTTGAAGTGGCCACCAGCTGCGTTCCGCTCATGGCCGGGCTGCGCCGTTCCCTGGAGTTGCTCGACCAAGAGGGATCTGCGGAGGAGCGACTGGAACGGATCACATCGGTGAGCGCCTCGCTCTGGAACAAGCTCAATACCCTCCCGGGGGTGACGCCGTTGCTGGATGGACCACCACCGGCCGGTCTGGTGAGCTTTCAGATCGGCCAGGGAGCAACGCAGCGCGATCCCGCCACAGTGGTGCAACGGCTTGGAACGCAACAGCTGTGGATCCGCGATCTGGCGGATCCCTCCTGTCTGCGCGCCTGCACACACATCTGCACCACGGTGGATGAGCTCGAACGTCTCACCCACGCGCTGAACCAAGAAGCCACCGCCTCTTGA
- the cysK gene encoding cysteine synthase A codes for MSRVYADNSQAIGNTPLVRLNHVTKGCKATVLAKVEGRNPAYSVKCRIGANMIWDAEKRGELTEGKVIVEPTSGNTGIALAFTAAARGYKLVLTMPESMSIERRRVMAVLGAEIVLTEAAKGMPGAIAKAKEIAATDPGKYFMPGQFDNPANPEIHEKTTGPEIWNDCDGAIDVLVAGVGTGGTITGVSRYIKNEAGKAIESVAVEPTHSPVITQTINGEEVKPGPHKIQGIGAGFIPKNLDLSVVDKVEQVTNDESIAMALRLAKEEGLLVGISCGAAAAAAIRLAQQDAYAGKTIVVVLPDLAERYLSSVMFADVPTGIIEQPVAV; via the coding sequence ATGTCTCGCGTTTACGCCGATAACAGCCAGGCCATTGGCAACACCCCCCTGGTGCGCCTCAACCACGTGACCAAGGGCTGCAAAGCCACCGTCCTCGCCAAGGTCGAAGGTCGCAACCCCGCATACAGCGTGAAGTGCCGGATCGGCGCGAACATGATCTGGGACGCCGAGAAGCGTGGTGAGCTCACCGAAGGCAAGGTGATTGTGGAGCCCACCTCCGGCAACACCGGCATTGCCTTGGCCTTCACCGCAGCAGCCCGCGGTTACAAACTCGTGCTCACCATGCCCGAGTCGATGTCGATCGAACGTCGCCGCGTGATGGCCGTTCTGGGTGCTGAGATCGTGCTCACCGAAGCAGCCAAAGGCATGCCCGGTGCCATCGCCAAGGCCAAGGAGATCGCCGCCACCGATCCTGGCAAGTACTTCATGCCTGGGCAGTTCGACAACCCGGCCAACCCCGAAATCCACGAGAAGACCACCGGTCCTGAGATCTGGAATGACTGTGATGGCGCCATCGACGTGCTCGTCGCTGGCGTTGGAACCGGTGGAACCATCACCGGTGTGTCGCGCTACATCAAGAATGAAGCCGGCAAGGCGATTGAATCCGTCGCCGTGGAACCCACCCACAGCCCAGTGATCACCCAGACCATAAACGGCGAAGAGGTGAAGCCTGGCCCCCACAAGATTCAGGGCATCGGCGCTGGCTTCATTCCCAAGAACCTTGACCTCTCCGTGGTCGACAAGGTGGAGCAGGTGACCAACGACGAATCCATCGCGATGGCTCTGCGTCTGGCCAAGGAGGAAGGTCTGCTGGTGGGCATTTCTTGTGGCGCCGCAGCCGCCGCTGCCATTCGCCTGGCACAACAGGACGCCTACGCCGGCAAGACCATCGTGGTGGTGCTGCCTGACCTGGCGGAGCGCTATCTCTCCTCTGTGATGTTTGCCGATGTTCCCACCGGCATCATCGAACAACCCGTCGCTGTCTGA
- a CDS encoding DUF1345 domain-containing protein: MRRSLTIGTILTLLFYHPFTGKEALSIGMLAALVVDAVLFFKTSWSMDYAQTKALFDHERLRPGLLIKSTVAINFLGLGVMSLCVSDLGSKQPVLPEDLRIFIYFVSILLIWISLHHGYAMHYAKIFFHVNADRDDAENAESATKVFSFPDDRRPVLFDFLYVAYAIGMTFGMTDVGAQSTEIRKVVLAQAMLAFLFATTAISAIASLFTA; the protein is encoded by the coding sequence TTGCGTCGCAGCCTGACCATCGGCACCATCTTGACGTTGCTCTTCTATCACCCGTTCACGGGTAAGGAAGCACTGTCCATCGGCATGTTGGCGGCGTTGGTGGTGGATGCAGTGCTCTTCTTCAAAACTTCATGGTCAATGGATTACGCGCAGACCAAGGCGCTGTTTGATCATGAAAGGTTGCGTCCCGGTCTCTTGATTAAAAGCACGGTGGCGATTAATTTTCTCGGCCTGGGTGTGATGAGCCTTTGTGTTAGTGATCTCGGTTCCAAACAGCCAGTGCTGCCAGAGGATCTGCGTATTTTTATTTATTTTGTCTCGATCTTGCTGATTTGGATCAGCCTGCATCACGGCTATGCCATGCATTACGCCAAGATTTTCTTCCACGTGAATGCCGATAGGGATGATGCAGAAAATGCGGAATCAGCCACAAAGGTGTTTTCTTTTCCAGATGATCGACGTCCAGTCTTGTTTGATTTTCTCTATGTCGCTTATGCCATTGGGATGACCTTTGGGATGACCGATGTTGGTGCGCAATCAACCGAGATTCGTAAGGTTGTGCTGGCGCAGGCGATGCTGGCTTTTCTCTTCGCGACAACGGCAATTTCAGCCATTGCTAGTTTGTTCACCGCCTGA
- a CDS encoding DUF4079 domain-containing protein, translating to MTITDWLWILHPALAVVLIYPLIGMVVRLAWQTRQRRVAKVKHPPVVGRDHSDLGRWLAGGVVLLVLIALTVVIATKAPPADFSGGAGRAIQLLIVLLGTGVSLFALWRCKAAALRLSFSLITWIGVLTLGAQPEVWRLSDDPLSPAFWQSHYWAGVAVTGLMLFSLGARPEILRDLRLRRLHVTASVLAALLFVMQGITGTRDLLEIPLSWQKPAVYACDFDQQRCP from the coding sequence GTGACCATCACTGATTGGCTCTGGATTCTTCATCCCGCCCTTGCGGTTGTTCTGATTTATCCCCTCATCGGGATGGTGGTGCGTCTTGCCTGGCAGACCCGTCAGAGGCGCGTCGCCAAGGTGAAACATCCACCGGTGGTGGGCCGCGATCACAGTGATCTGGGCCGTTGGCTCGCGGGGGGTGTCGTGCTCCTGGTGCTGATCGCCTTGACCGTGGTCATCGCCACCAAGGCGCCACCAGCTGATTTCTCTGGCGGCGCTGGTCGTGCCATCCAGCTGCTCATCGTGCTGCTGGGGACGGGGGTGAGCCTTTTTGCTCTTTGGCGATGCAAGGCGGCAGCCCTGCGCCTCAGCTTCAGCTTGATCACCTGGATTGGCGTGCTCACGCTCGGAGCCCAACCGGAGGTGTGGCGACTTTCGGATGATCCCCTCTCGCCTGCGTTCTGGCAGTCCCACTACTGGGCTGGCGTTGCCGTTACCGGTCTGATGCTGTTTTCTTTGGGGGCCCGGCCTGAGATCCTGCGGGATCTTCGCCTGCGCCGATTGCATGTCACGGCCTCGGTGCTGGCGGCGCTGCTTTTTGTGATGCAGGGCATCACCGGCACGAGAGATCTGCTGGAGATTCCCTTGAGTTGGCAAAAACCAGCGGTGTACGCCTGCGACTTTGATCAGCAGCGTTGTCCTTGA
- the yidD gene encoding membrane protein insertion efficiency factor YidD, with amino-acid sequence MRESNTLSGDKPHTLARSLNQTLAQLMLALIGFYRRWISPMLGPRCRFIPTCSAYGVEAIQRHGPWRGGWLTLRRISRCHPFTPCGCDPVPD; translated from the coding sequence ATGCGCGAATCAAACACTTTATCTGGCGACAAACCTCACACCTTGGCGCGATCCCTCAACCAGACGCTGGCGCAGTTGATGCTGGCGCTGATCGGCTTCTATCGCCGCTGGATCTCGCCGATGCTTGGCCCCCGCTGTCGTTTTATTCCCACCTGCAGCGCCTACGGAGTGGAAGCGATTCAGCGCCATGGTCCATGGCGTGGTGGCTGGCTCACCCTGCGCCGGATCAGCCGGTGCCATCCCTTCACCCCCTGCGGCTGTGACCCCGTCCCCGACTGA
- the queA gene encoding tRNA preQ1(34) S-adenosylmethionine ribosyltransferase-isomerase QueA produces MADPRDLQLSSYDYQLPEERIAQSPVEPRHAARLLSVPALEDSIERAGHLQVWDWHEQLQDGDLLVVNDTRVLRARLRVRRSGGGLAELLVLEPQGEGRWLCLARPGKKLKPGDQVWLEALEQEPLPLQVVATDGSSGGRIIQFPLGYADAAAIEGLLERYGEVPLPPYITRHDDSDQERYQTRYASRPGAVAAPTAGLHLSDELLQAIKDRGVQMATITLHVGLGTFRPVETEDLRDLSLHSEWVEVTPDLVAQVEACRRRGGRVIAVGTTSVRALEGAAAASGGTLQPLKGPVDLVIQPGFRFAVVQGLLTNFHLPKSSLLLLVSALIGRQRLLDLYRVAIDEAYRFYSYGDAMWIAPEAVLPEARCAARASGSDPQSKPFQSDDHS; encoded by the coding sequence GTGGCTGACCCTCGGGATCTCCAGCTCAGCTCCTACGACTACCAATTGCCGGAGGAGCGCATCGCTCAGTCGCCAGTGGAGCCGCGACATGCCGCAAGGTTGCTGTCGGTGCCAGCACTGGAAGACTCGATCGAGCGGGCGGGACATCTTCAGGTGTGGGATTGGCACGAGCAGCTTCAGGACGGCGATCTGCTCGTGGTCAATGACACCCGTGTGCTGCGAGCACGACTTCGGGTGCGCCGATCAGGCGGAGGCCTTGCCGAACTGCTGGTGCTGGAACCTCAGGGTGAGGGGCGCTGGCTCTGTCTGGCACGACCGGGCAAGAAGCTGAAGCCTGGCGATCAGGTGTGGCTGGAAGCCCTGGAGCAGGAGCCCCTCCCGTTGCAGGTTGTGGCCACCGATGGATCGAGTGGCGGTCGCATCATCCAGTTCCCTCTGGGCTATGCCGATGCGGCAGCAATCGAGGGCCTGCTGGAACGCTACGGCGAGGTGCCGCTGCCGCCCTACATCACCCGGCATGACGACTCCGACCAGGAGCGCTATCAGACGCGCTACGCCTCCCGCCCGGGAGCGGTGGCGGCTCCCACAGCGGGTCTGCATCTCAGCGATGAGTTGCTGCAGGCGATCAAGGACCGGGGCGTGCAGATGGCGACCATCACTCTCCACGTGGGGTTGGGTACCTTCCGGCCGGTGGAAACGGAGGATCTTCGTGACCTCAGCCTCCACAGCGAGTGGGTGGAGGTCACACCTGATCTGGTGGCTCAAGTGGAGGCCTGTCGCCGACGCGGAGGTCGGGTGATTGCTGTGGGAACCACCAGTGTGAGGGCCCTGGAAGGGGCCGCGGCAGCATCAGGAGGAACGCTGCAACCGTTGAAGGGGCCGGTGGATCTGGTGATTCAGCCTGGTTTCCGCTTTGCGGTAGTGCAGGGATTGTTGACCAATTTCCATCTGCCTAAGAGTTCTCTGCTGCTGTTGGTCAGTGCCCTGATCGGGCGTCAACGACTGCTGGATCTCTATCGGGTCGCCATTGATGAGGCCTATCGCTTCTATTCCTACGGTGATGCGATGTGGATTGCTCCAGAGGCAGTGCTTCCTGAAGCCCGATGTGCCGCACGCGCTTCAGGTTCAGATCCCCAATCGAAACCCTTCCAATCAGACGACCACAGTTGA